DNA sequence from the Lysinibacillus sp. OF-1 genome:
TCCATCTAGTAATTGATATAATATTAACCCCGTCCATCGTTTTCCGATTAAATCCATTGCTTTTGCTAAACGAGGACATAAAGTTGTCTCATTCATAATTTTTCACCTCTATGTAACTATTGTAACGATTAATGTAGTAAATGTAAATTTGAAGTAACTTATTTACATAAAATAATCAATTAACTTTTTTATATTAAATTACTAAAAGTAACTTTAATCTCATTTTTTTCAATTTATAGAGGGAATTTTTTAGATCACCTGCTAACAATAAAATGCCCATCTTTATAAGAATATGACTAAGATGCTCACAGATTACACTTTTATAAAAGTGTCTACATTTCCACATTTATGAAAAACTCATTGAATAAGCAAATTATTTACTTTATCATTCGTTGTAGAATGCTGTTTTAGGGGGTTTTCAAATGAAAAAATACACTATTGATTTCAGTCATTCAACAATTGGCTTTTCTGTGCGACATATGATGATTTCCCGTATTCACGGAACATTCGAAGCGTACAATGCTGAGATAGTTGCAGCAGATATTGAACAAATGCAGAAGGCAAACATTTCATTTACTATTGCCGTGGCTAGTGTCTCTACCAAAAATCATGATCGTGATGTCCATCTCGTTTCTCCCGATTTTTTTGATGCAGACGTCTATCCAAAAATCATATTTACTTCTACATACATTGATCAACTTCATGAAAGAAAATTTGCAATTCATGGGGATTTAACTATCAAAAACATAACAAGGCCCATTGTATTTACAACAGTATATACAGGAAAAGGTGTCAATCCATGGGCACAAGAAGTATTTGGCTTTCAAGCAAAGGCACAAATCGATCGTCGCGATTTTAATCTAGTCTATAATACGTTTCTAGAAACAGGCGGCGTTTTAATCAGTGATGAAATAGATATTGTTGTTGATCTAGAGTTAAATCTTCTATAAGAATCACCTCAGCACCAAAGGAAAGGAGGAATTTTGCTGCTCT
Encoded proteins:
- a CDS encoding YceI family protein, coding for MKKYTIDFSHSTIGFSVRHMMISRIHGTFEAYNAEIVAADIEQMQKANISFTIAVASVSTKNHDRDVHLVSPDFFDADVYPKIIFTSTYIDQLHERKFAIHGDLTIKNITRPIVFTTVYTGKGVNPWAQEVFGFQAKAQIDRRDFNLVYNTFLETGGVLISDEIDIVVDLELNLL